One genomic window of Punica granatum isolate Tunisia-2019 chromosome 1, ASM765513v2, whole genome shotgun sequence includes the following:
- the LOC116204767 gene encoding leucine-rich repeat extensin-like protein 3 → MAQPFTSPYPPPSAPTAVPLPPAAFLTSDQVLSAPPPVSMPAPAAAYTVPPPTVFPTSGAPAPIHFQTTEFPPYSSLQPHASLSYPAPPPINTTFHEPSTPTHAAQLASPTHFFPEADAEQERRLKRMEETI, encoded by the coding sequence ATGGCTCAACCTTTCACCAGTCCATATCCGCCACCGTCGGCCCCCACGGCAGTCCCTCTTCCACCAGCGGCATTCCTCACTTCAGATCAGGTCCTATCCGCGCCACCGCCTGTTTCTATGCCGGCCCCGGCTGCAGCCTATACAGTCCCTccgccgacggttttcccgACCTCAGGTGCACCTGCTCCGATTCATTTCCAAACCACGGAGTTCCCACCCTACTCATCGCTACAACCCCATGCCAGCCTCTCTTACCCGGCGCCaccccccataaacaccaccttccatgAACCGAGCACGCCGACCCATGCGGCCCAGCTCGCCTCACCAAcgcacttcttccccgaggctgaCGCCGAACAAGAACGCAGACTGAAGCGAATGGAAGAGACAATATGA